The Xanthomonas sontii genome contains a region encoding:
- a CDS encoding siderophore-interacting protein, which translates to MATHEHRLLRHPLRLRYLQVLRTQPLTPHMRRIVVGGPELDGFVSAGPDDHVKLFFPNPEGAFVLPTMTEHGPVYPADALPSPARDYTPCHYDADAQELTLDFVLHGDGPACRWAAQADPGDALVVGGPRGSFVAADDFDAYVLIGDETALPAIGRWLETLPANAEVDALIEIPGYADRQALDCDAELRVTWLERNGVDARSSQLLEGALRDFDPPEGDAFYWIACESARARMMRKFVEGHLGVPKEWIRATGYWKAGGDAAED; encoded by the coding sequence ATGGCGACCCACGAACACCGCCTGCTGCGCCACCCGCTGCGCCTGCGTTATCTGCAGGTGCTGCGCACGCAACCGCTGACCCCGCACATGCGCCGCATCGTCGTCGGCGGCCCCGAACTGGACGGCTTCGTCAGCGCCGGGCCGGACGACCACGTCAAGCTGTTCTTCCCCAACCCCGAAGGCGCGTTCGTGCTGCCGACGATGACCGAGCACGGCCCGGTGTATCCGGCCGACGCGCTGCCCTCCCCTGCACGCGACTACACCCCGTGCCACTACGACGCCGACGCGCAGGAACTGACCCTGGACTTCGTGCTGCACGGCGACGGCCCGGCCTGCCGCTGGGCGGCGCAGGCCGACCCGGGCGATGCGCTGGTCGTCGGCGGGCCGCGCGGCTCGTTCGTGGCCGCCGACGACTTCGACGCTTATGTGCTGATCGGCGACGAGACCGCGCTGCCGGCGATCGGCCGCTGGCTGGAAACCCTGCCGGCCAACGCGGAAGTCGACGCGCTGATCGAGATTCCCGGCTACGCCGACCGGCAAGCGCTGGACTGCGACGCCGAGCTGCGCGTCACCTGGCTGGAACGCAACGGCGTGGACGCACGCAGCAGCCAGCTGCTGGAAGGCGCGCTGCGCGATTTCGATCCGCCCGAGGGCGACGCGTTCTACTGGATCGCCTGCGAGTCGGCACGCGCGCGGATGATGCGCAAGTTCGTCGAAGGCCACCTCGGCGTGCCCAAGGAATGGATTCGCGCGACGGGGTATTGGAAGGCCGGCGGGGACGCGGCCGAAGACTGA
- a CDS encoding YceI family protein, with product MTKTRKLLLPLAMALAVVVAQPATSAFAAPAAAAAAAKGVSGTYTLDPAHTDVLVQWSHFGFSNPSAHFGDVDGTLVYNAQDVSKSSVNVTLPLSGLNSFTAKFDEHLKSADFFDAAKFPTATFKSTKVTSAGGNKLTVAGDLTIKGTTKPVVLAVTLNGAGPHPMKKVPALGFDATTTVKRSDFGLGAYVPNVSDEVKIRITTEALQAAAK from the coding sequence ATGACCAAGACCCGCAAACTGCTGCTCCCGCTCGCCATGGCCCTGGCCGTCGTCGTCGCCCAGCCGGCCACCAGCGCCTTCGCCGCGCCGGCCGCCGCCGCTGCCGCCGCCAAGGGCGTCTCCGGCACCTACACGCTCGACCCGGCCCACACCGACGTGCTGGTGCAGTGGAGCCACTTCGGCTTCTCCAACCCGTCCGCGCACTTCGGCGACGTCGACGGCACCCTGGTCTACAACGCCCAGGACGTGAGCAAGTCCAGCGTCAACGTGACCCTGCCGCTGTCCGGCCTCAACAGCTTCACCGCCAAGTTCGACGAGCACCTGAAGAGCGCCGACTTCTTCGACGCCGCCAAGTTCCCCACTGCCACCTTCAAGAGCACCAAGGTGACCTCGGCCGGCGGCAACAAGCTGACCGTCGCTGGCGACCTGACCATCAAGGGCACGACCAAGCCGGTGGTGCTGGCGGTGACCCTCAACGGTGCCGGTCCGCACCCGATGAAGAAGGTGCCGGCGCTGGGCTTCGACGCCACCACCACGGTCAAGCGCAGCGACTTCGGCCTGGGCGCCTACGTGCCGAACGTCAGCGACGAAGTGAAGATCCGCATCACCACCGAAGCGCTGCAGGCAGCGGCCAAGTAA
- a CDS encoding malonic semialdehyde reductase, which translates to MSDALHDAALDQLFRTARTQNAFLDKPVDEATLRALYDLVKWGPTAANGSPARFVFVTSPQAKEKLKPALSEGNLAKTLAAPVTVIVAHDEDFHEKLPYLFPHTDAKSWFDGPREGRSEGAFRNGSLQGAYLILAARALGLDAGPMSGFDNAKVDAAFFAGTAIKSNFLVNLGYGDPSGLFPRLPRLSFDEAARIE; encoded by the coding sequence ATGTCCGACGCCTTGCACGACGCCGCCCTCGACCAGTTGTTCCGCACCGCGCGCACCCAGAACGCGTTCCTGGACAAGCCGGTCGACGAAGCCACCCTGCGTGCCCTCTACGACCTGGTGAAGTGGGGCCCGACCGCGGCCAACGGCAGCCCGGCACGCTTCGTCTTCGTGACCTCGCCGCAGGCCAAGGAAAAGCTCAAGCCGGCGCTGTCCGAAGGCAACCTGGCCAAGACCCTGGCCGCGCCGGTCACGGTGATCGTCGCCCACGACGAGGACTTCCACGAGAAGCTGCCGTACCTGTTCCCGCACACCGACGCCAAGAGCTGGTTCGACGGCCCGCGCGAAGGCCGCAGCGAAGGCGCGTTCCGCAACGGCTCGCTGCAGGGCGCCTACCTGATCCTGGCCGCGCGTGCGCTGGGCCTGGATGCCGGTCCCATGTCCGGCTTCGACAACGCCAAGGTCGATGCCGCGTTCTTCGCAGGCACTGCGATCAAATCCAACTTCCTGGTCAACCTCGGCTACGGCGATCCCAGCGGCCTGTTCCCGCGCCTGCCGCGGCTGAGTTTCGACGAGGCCGCGCGCATCGAGTGA
- a CDS encoding mitochondrial fission ELM1 family protein — protein MKRSDATWAISDGRAGNARQAEALAAALALPAAAPIQAQVLQPHMPWRWLAPRWLPGARHAYGATFAAAVQQPPPLAVGCGRQAALATRLLRTRGSQVVQILDPRLDPRHWDVVVVPEHDRLRGANVLTLLGSLHPIDDAWLSAGRAAFPALGALPSPRIGLLVGGPSGLAPWSEAQAQAAFADIAAQLRAHGGSLLASASRRTPPAVAAALRRTFAEVPGIVWCGADDGANPYAGLLGWAERLACTPDSVNLLSEACATRVPVQVLMPETARGRALAFHRALHARGRLLPANDADDAYAAGIAPLRETARVAALIRDRLALA, from the coding sequence GTGAAACGATCGGACGCGACCTGGGCGATTAGCGATGGCCGCGCCGGCAACGCCCGCCAGGCCGAGGCGCTGGCCGCCGCGTTGGCGCTTCCGGCCGCGGCACCGATCCAGGCGCAGGTGTTGCAGCCGCACATGCCGTGGCGCTGGTTGGCGCCGCGCTGGCTGCCCGGCGCACGGCATGCGTACGGCGCGACATTCGCCGCAGCAGTGCAGCAGCCGCCGCCGCTCGCCGTGGGCTGCGGCCGCCAGGCGGCGCTGGCGACGCGGCTGCTGCGCACACGCGGCAGCCAGGTGGTGCAGATCCTGGATCCGCGGCTGGATCCGCGCCACTGGGACGTGGTGGTGGTGCCGGAACACGATCGCCTGCGCGGCGCCAATGTGCTGACCCTGCTCGGCAGCCTGCATCCGATCGACGATGCCTGGCTGTCCGCAGGACGCGCCGCGTTTCCTGCGTTGGGCGCATTGCCCTCGCCGCGCATCGGTCTGTTGGTGGGCGGCCCGTCGGGCCTGGCGCCATGGAGCGAGGCGCAGGCACAGGCCGCCTTCGCCGACATCGCCGCACAGTTGCGCGCGCACGGCGGCAGCCTCCTCGCCAGCGCATCGCGGCGCACGCCGCCCGCGGTGGCCGCAGCCCTGCGCCGCACGTTCGCCGAAGTACCGGGCATAGTGTGGTGCGGCGCGGACGATGGCGCCAATCCCTATGCGGGCCTGCTCGGCTGGGCCGAGCGCCTCGCCTGCACGCCGGATTCGGTGAACCTGCTGTCGGAAGCCTGCGCCACGCGCGTGCCGGTGCAGGTGCTGATGCCGGAAACGGCGCGTGGCCGCGCCCTGGCGTTCCATCGCGCCTTGCACGCGCGTGGACGCCTGCTTCCGGCGAACGATGCCGACGACGCATACGCCGCCGGCATCGCACCGCTGCGCGAAACCGCGCGGGTGGCCGCGCTGATCCGCGACCGCCTGGCGCTGGCCTGA
- a CDS encoding protease pro-enzyme activation domain-containing protein produces MLDRIRRRPLLAAVLSASLLCALGTANAVPDASIAAMTATLRAAPVNFDVHLPLRDQAGLDALLADIQDPVSPQYHHWLTPAEFQRRFAPAPAQVAQVRAALQAAHMNVTEQGNTLHVSASANNVERLFAAPLTAEVQQGSQAHLAAAAPLQLPAALRDSGATVTGLTRGVPPMHVNWQRAATKNPANRYGAGGTTYWYNDLKQAYGYPSYQATTGAAGQQRRLDGTGSTIAILISSDVLDSDIKAMFDHENFSRYAANHADPTLYARHYVAGATPGLQDGNDAAASEAALDVEMALGGAPGAHVLLYVIPDLSDASVLAGYRQIVQDNQADVVSSSFGGCELYYTAAYNGGKDFTSLLRPYDAVFKQGNAQGITFVASSGDNAGLDCADTQYAVDHKDGRFVAGVEHPAASPHVTAVGGGNLLTAYKKGSLESGYKSESAYGDPLETADYYGVGANLAGGYWGAGGGVSALFQRPAYQLRALGGTRTSMRALPDIGMLVGGCPGIATQPCREGDSSVATYFKGGISAVIGTSVAAPEFASAVALLVEKQGRQGNLNDYLYRLAANGPEALHRGIPGYNGVVDNNQPIKGKYNYTVGVGTPVVRLLIGALDAAPAGVPRSPSNP; encoded by the coding sequence ATGCTTGATCGCATCCGCCGTCGGCCCTTGCTGGCTGCCGTGTTGTCCGCTTCCCTGCTGTGCGCGCTCGGCACCGCCAATGCCGTGCCCGACGCCTCCATCGCGGCGATGACCGCAACGCTGCGCGCCGCGCCGGTCAATTTCGACGTGCACCTGCCGTTGCGCGATCAGGCCGGCCTGGACGCGTTGCTGGCCGACATCCAGGATCCGGTCTCTCCGCAGTATCACCATTGGCTGACGCCGGCCGAATTCCAGCGCCGCTTCGCGCCGGCACCGGCGCAGGTCGCGCAGGTGCGTGCCGCGCTGCAGGCCGCGCACATGAACGTCACCGAGCAGGGCAACACCCTGCATGTCAGTGCGAGCGCGAACAACGTCGAGCGCTTGTTCGCGGCGCCGCTGACCGCCGAGGTACAGCAGGGCAGTCAGGCCCACCTCGCCGCCGCCGCTCCCCTGCAACTGCCCGCTGCGCTGCGCGACAGCGGTGCGACGGTGACCGGCCTGACCCGCGGTGTGCCGCCGATGCACGTCAACTGGCAGCGCGCAGCCACCAAGAATCCCGCCAACCGCTACGGCGCCGGCGGCACCACCTATTGGTACAACGACCTCAAGCAGGCCTACGGCTATCCGTCCTACCAGGCCACCACCGGCGCGGCCGGGCAGCAGCGCCGGCTCGACGGCACCGGCAGCACCATCGCCATCCTGATCAGCAGCGACGTGCTGGATTCGGACATCAAGGCGATGTTCGACCACGAAAACTTCAGCCGCTACGCCGCCAACCACGCCGACCCGACCCTGTACGCGCGCCACTACGTGGCCGGCGCCACGCCGGGCCTGCAGGACGGCAACGACGCCGCGGCGAGCGAGGCCGCGCTCGACGTGGAGATGGCGCTGGGCGGCGCGCCGGGCGCGCACGTGCTGCTGTACGTGATCCCGGACCTGAGCGACGCCTCGGTGCTGGCCGGCTACCGGCAGATCGTGCAGGACAACCAGGCCGACGTCGTCAGCTCCTCGTTCGGCGGCTGCGAGCTGTACTACACCGCGGCCTACAACGGCGGCAAGGATTTCACCTCGCTGCTGCGTCCCTACGATGCGGTGTTCAAGCAGGGCAACGCGCAGGGCATCACCTTCGTCGCCTCCAGTGGCGACAACGCCGGCCTGGACTGCGCCGACACGCAGTACGCGGTCGACCACAAGGACGGCCGCTTCGTCGCCGGCGTCGAACACCCGGCGGCCAGCCCGCACGTGACCGCGGTCGGCGGCGGCAACCTGCTCACTGCGTACAAGAAGGGCAGCCTGGAATCCGGCTACAAGAGCGAAAGCGCCTACGGCGATCCGCTGGAGACCGCCGACTACTACGGCGTCGGCGCGAACCTGGCCGGCGGCTACTGGGGCGCCGGTGGCGGCGTCAGCGCCCTGTTCCAGCGTCCGGCCTACCAGTTGCGTGCACTCGGCGGGACGCGCACGTCCATGCGCGCGCTGCCGGACATCGGCATGCTGGTCGGCGGCTGCCCGGGGATTGCGACGCAGCCGTGCCGTGAGGGCGACAGCTCGGTGGCCACCTACTTCAAGGGCGGTATCTCGGCGGTGATCGGCACCAGCGTCGCCGCGCCGGAATTCGCCAGCGCGGTCGCGCTGCTGGTGGAGAAGCAGGGCCGCCAGGGCAATCTCAACGATTACCTGTACCGCCTGGCCGCCAATGGGCCGGAGGCGCTGCATCGCGGCATCCCCGGCTACAACGGCGTGGTCGACAACAATCAGCCGATCAAGGGCAAGTACAACTACACGGTCGGCGTGGGCACGCCGGTGGTGCGGCTGCTGATCGGCGCGCTGGATGCGGCGCCGGCGGGCGTGCCGCGCTCGCCGAGCAACCCCTGA
- a CDS encoding TonB-dependent receptor yields MPLHSLLSTAILAALLSPFAATAAEPTADGAAADVQQLDAVSVIGQGETRQVQRITAQDVAVLPPGTSIQKLLNRIPGVNVQSNDAFGANEESQTISLRGFNGVRLGYTLDGLPLGDNAYGNYNGLNISRALIAENFGGVELASGIGSLGTASTSNLGGTVQYYSDDPSTEVGVRLAQTVGSDSNRRTYLRLDTGEHNGFSAYLSGIYADADMWAPPGSPTHTAQFNGKGVYQFEGGKITAFVDTSRTSQADYAYLSKSGLHRGLGWDWNLYAPDWQRALAAAYCAPATRNPSRCGYSGGVDNIDDAYYQSRALRNDDLYYLAGDFQPSDAVSVHTQVYHHENEGQGHWWSPGQPSYPGTPQALPISIRSTNYTINRTGGIASLGWDIGPHHLEAGVWYERNKHHVERNFYWIDGPIDDDIFLSNPNRRLFSQDYVITTKQAYVQGTFKLLDERLTLDIGAKSPHTTMTARETPGIAVESPVANGELKASKALLPQAGLSYRLAEGQEVFASYAENIAAFQGGGAGGPLLVTQASFDASVGALQPEKSKTFEAGYRLVRDQFEASLVGYDVTFDNRLLSLNPCPSIQQGTSPACTTRFFNVGSVSSRGGELTFIWKPTAHLQWYNSASINRSTYDDNYVQNGAVIPTAGKSTVDTPKRMFASELSWTWNGWNANLRGKYTGQRYYTYTNDQGFGGYTSFDAGAGYDFGAVSFLRDLKLSLNVTNLTDKRYASNLTAFSNSDPNGRSLAFHASAPRQAFLTLDARF; encoded by the coding sequence ATGCCTCTCCATTCCTTGCTGAGCACGGCGATCCTTGCCGCCCTGTTGTCGCCCTTCGCCGCCACTGCCGCAGAACCCACCGCCGATGGCGCCGCGGCCGACGTGCAGCAACTCGATGCGGTGTCGGTGATCGGCCAGGGCGAAACCCGCCAGGTGCAGCGCATCACCGCGCAGGACGTGGCGGTGCTGCCGCCGGGCACCAGCATCCAGAAGCTGCTCAACCGCATTCCCGGCGTCAACGTGCAGTCCAACGACGCCTTCGGCGCCAACGAGGAATCGCAGACCATCAGCCTGCGCGGCTTCAACGGCGTGCGCCTGGGCTACACCCTCGACGGCCTGCCGCTGGGCGACAACGCCTACGGCAACTACAACGGCCTGAACATCAGCCGCGCGCTGATCGCCGAGAACTTCGGCGGCGTGGAACTGGCCTCGGGCATCGGCAGCCTGGGCACGGCCTCCACCAGCAACCTCGGCGGCACGGTGCAGTACTACTCCGACGATCCGTCCACCGAGGTCGGCGTGCGCCTGGCGCAGACCGTGGGCTCGGACAGCAACCGCCGTACCTACCTGCGTCTGGATACCGGCGAGCACAACGGCTTCTCCGCCTACCTGTCCGGCATCTACGCCGACGCCGACATGTGGGCCCCGCCGGGTTCGCCGACCCACACCGCGCAGTTCAACGGCAAGGGCGTGTACCAGTTCGAGGGCGGCAAGATCACCGCGTTCGTCGACACCTCGCGCACCTCGCAGGCCGACTACGCCTACCTGTCCAAGAGCGGCCTGCACCGCGGCCTGGGCTGGGACTGGAACCTGTACGCGCCGGACTGGCAGCGTGCGCTGGCCGCGGCCTATTGCGCGCCGGCCACGCGCAACCCCAGCCGCTGCGGCTACAGCGGCGGCGTGGACAACATCGACGACGCCTACTACCAGAGCCGCGCGCTGCGCAACGACGACCTGTACTACCTGGCCGGCGACTTCCAGCCGTCCGATGCGGTGAGCGTGCACACCCAGGTCTACCACCACGAGAACGAAGGCCAGGGCCACTGGTGGTCGCCGGGCCAGCCGTCCTACCCGGGCACGCCGCAGGCGCTGCCGATCTCGATCCGCAGCACCAACTACACCATCAACCGCACCGGCGGCATCGCCTCGCTGGGCTGGGACATCGGCCCGCACCACCTGGAAGCGGGCGTGTGGTACGAGCGCAACAAGCACCACGTGGAGCGCAACTTCTACTGGATCGACGGCCCGATCGACGACGACATCTTCCTCAGCAACCCGAACCGCCGGCTGTTCTCGCAGGATTACGTCATCACCACCAAGCAGGCCTATGTGCAGGGCACCTTCAAGCTGCTCGACGAGCGCCTGACCCTGGACATCGGCGCCAAGAGCCCGCACACCACCATGACCGCGCGCGAGACGCCGGGGATCGCGGTGGAGTCGCCGGTGGCCAACGGCGAGCTGAAGGCCAGCAAGGCGCTGCTGCCGCAGGCCGGCCTGAGCTACCGTCTGGCCGAGGGCCAGGAAGTGTTCGCGTCCTACGCCGAGAACATCGCCGCGTTCCAGGGCGGCGGCGCCGGCGGCCCGCTGCTGGTGACGCAGGCTTCGTTCGACGCCAGCGTCGGCGCGCTGCAGCCGGAGAAGTCCAAGACCTTCGAAGCCGGCTACCGCTTGGTGCGCGACCAGTTCGAGGCCTCGCTGGTCGGCTACGACGTCACCTTCGACAACCGCCTGCTCTCGCTCAACCCGTGCCCGAGCATCCAGCAGGGCACCAGCCCGGCGTGCACCACGCGCTTCTTCAACGTCGGCTCGGTAAGCAGCCGCGGCGGCGAGCTGACCTTCATCTGGAAGCCGACCGCGCACCTGCAGTGGTACAACTCGGCCTCGATCAATCGCTCCACCTACGACGACAACTACGTGCAGAACGGCGCGGTCATCCCCACCGCCGGCAAGTCCACCGTCGACACGCCCAAGCGCATGTTCGCCAGCGAACTCAGCTGGACCTGGAACGGTTGGAACGCCAACCTGCGCGGCAAGTACACCGGCCAGCGCTACTACACCTACACCAACGACCAGGGCTTCGGCGGCTACACCTCCTTCGATGCCGGCGCCGGCTACGATTTCGGGGCGGTGTCGTTCCTGCGGGACCTGAAGCTGTCGTTGAACGTCACCAACCTCACCGACAAGCGCTACGCCTCCAACCTCACCGCCTTCAGCAACAGCGATCCGAACGGCCGCTCGCTGGCCTTCCACGCCAGCGCGCCGCGGCAGGCGTTCCTGACCCTGGACGCGCGCTTCTGA
- a CDS encoding glycerophosphodiester phosphodiesterase produces MAVLATTAAAAPAAAPGESKPLVIGHRGASALRPEHTLASYAKAIADGADFIEPDLVSTKDGVLVARHENEIGGTTDVAAHPEFAARKTVKQIDGQRVEGWFTEDFTLAELKTLRARERLPQLRGTAFDGQFQVPTMDEIIDFTAAESATRGRPIGLIPEIKHGTYFHGLGLAMEDKLVATLDAHAYTRKAPVVIQSFEIGNLEYLHGKLGSTHPNVRLVQLLGDPKDRPGDQLRNGPTYAQMGSAQGLRAIAKYAQLVSPNLRAIVPVSADGALAAPTSFVADAHAAGLQVIPYTFRPENYFLPKQLQDARGPAAVNAAGSMKEMRALIDAGIDGFFTDDPAVGRAAVDGTALPR; encoded by the coding sequence ATGGCCGTGTTGGCGACCACCGCGGCGGCCGCACCGGCCGCCGCCCCTGGCGAGAGCAAGCCGCTGGTGATCGGCCACCGCGGCGCCAGCGCGCTGCGCCCCGAACACACCCTGGCGTCCTACGCCAAGGCCATCGCCGACGGCGCCGACTTCATCGAACCGGACCTGGTTTCGACCAAGGACGGCGTGCTGGTGGCGCGCCACGAGAACGAGATCGGCGGCACCACCGACGTGGCCGCGCACCCGGAGTTCGCCGCGCGCAAGACCGTCAAGCAGATCGACGGGCAGCGCGTGGAAGGCTGGTTCACCGAAGACTTCACCCTGGCCGAGCTGAAGACCCTGCGCGCGCGCGAGCGCCTGCCGCAACTGCGCGGCACCGCCTTCGACGGGCAGTTCCAGGTGCCGACCATGGACGAGATCATCGACTTCACCGCGGCCGAGTCGGCCACGCGCGGGCGGCCGATCGGGCTGATTCCCGAGATCAAGCACGGCACCTATTTCCATGGGCTCGGCCTGGCGATGGAAGACAAGCTGGTCGCCACCCTCGATGCGCATGCCTACACGCGCAAGGCGCCGGTGGTGATCCAGTCGTTCGAGATCGGCAACCTGGAATACCTGCACGGCAAGTTGGGCAGCACCCATCCGAACGTGCGCCTGGTGCAGTTGCTGGGCGACCCCAAGGACCGCCCGGGCGACCAGTTGCGCAATGGCCCGACCTACGCGCAGATGGGCAGTGCACAGGGCCTGCGCGCGATCGCCAAGTACGCGCAGCTGGTCAGCCCCAACCTGCGCGCGATCGTGCCGGTGAGCGCCGACGGCGCCCTGGCCGCGCCCACGTCGTTCGTGGCCGATGCGCATGCGGCCGGCCTGCAGGTGATTCCGTACACGTTCCGTCCCGAGAACTATTTCCTGCCCAAGCAGTTGCAGGACGCGCGCGGCCCGGCTGCGGTGAATGCCGCCGGCAGCATGAAGGAAATGCGCGCGCTGATCGACGCCGGCATCGATGGCTTCTTCACCGACGACCCGGCGGTGGGCCGCGCGGCGGTGGATGGAACGGCGCTGCCGCGGTGA
- a CDS encoding queuosine precursor transporter — MPSVAAPSPTFAALTPRALLLSVLAMGAVVLLSNVLVQFPINDWLTWGAFSYPLAFLVSNLINRRFGPRAARRVAWCGFALAVLLSIWIATPRIAAASCLAFIAAQLLDITVFDRLRRGRWWRAPIVATTCSATLDTTIFWSIAFAGSTLPWLSWAAGDLAVKLGIGVCLLAPFRALLWRMAPTR; from the coding sequence GTGCCGTCCGTTGCCGCTCCCTCGCCCACTTTCGCCGCGCTGACCCCGCGCGCGCTGCTGCTGTCCGTGCTGGCGATGGGCGCGGTGGTGCTGCTGTCGAACGTGCTGGTGCAGTTCCCGATCAACGACTGGTTGACCTGGGGCGCCTTCAGCTATCCGCTGGCGTTCCTGGTCAGCAACCTGATCAACCGCCGCTTCGGCCCGCGCGCGGCGCGGCGGGTGGCCTGGTGCGGGTTCGCACTGGCGGTGCTGCTGTCGATCTGGATCGCCACCCCGCGCATCGCCGCGGCCTCGTGCCTGGCCTTCATCGCCGCGCAGTTGCTGGACATCACCGTGTTCGACCGGCTGCGCCGCGGCCGCTGGTGGCGCGCGCCGATCGTCGCCACCACCTGCAGCGCGACGCTGGACACCACGATCTTCTGGTCGATCGCCTTCGCCGGCTCGACGCTGCCCTGGCTGAGCTGGGCCGCCGGCGACCTGGCGGTGAAGCTGGGCATCGGCGTGTGCCTGCTGGCGCCGTTCCGCGCGCTGCTGTGGCGGATGGCGCCGACGCGCTGA